The Camelus ferus isolate YT-003-E chromosome 13, BCGSAC_Cfer_1.0, whole genome shotgun sequence genome segment GCGGGCAGCTGAGCCTGGCGGGTACCAATACGCTGTGCCCTTGCAGCTTGGGGAGTCGTAGTGGGGCTGGCCCAGTGGCAGGTCCCGGCAGGTTAGGTGGGCCTGGGCTGCAGCCACATGGCCCAGGCTGGCCCCCTGGAGCCCATGCTTAAGGGGCTCACAGGCAGCCAGCTTTGTGGGCGGTGGCCGCAGTTCTTCCTTAAAGCCCAGGGTAGGTGAGCAGGTGGGTGAGTATGCCTTCTGCAGCCCAGCATCAAACACCGTGGGTGGGTGGGCCAGTGGCGGGAAATGCTTGCCATCCAACTCAGGCGCACCCAGGCTGGGTGAGTCGCAATGGAAGCCTTGGCCGAAGGTGCCGTCAGATGGCGTGGACGGGTTCATGGAGTAGGGTCCCATGAAGTCACAGGGGTCTCGCTCGCCCACACTGAAGGCCCTCGACTGTGAGGGCAGTGGTGACATGCTGCTGTCCCCGCTGTAGTAGTCCAGGCCGAGGTCTGGGCTGTCCTGGAACAGTGGATTGACCGGCTGTGGCTTGGGGATGAATTTGGCTTTGGCCGCCGCGCCGCCCCGTTCCTTCTTGGCTGAGCAGGCCCCTCCGCCCCGTCCACCTCGTGGCTGCCGGGGCCCGGTGCTCCGTTTGGACGGATAGCCCGAGGCAGTGGCCGAGGCGGATGATGGGAAGCCCAGATGTGAGGCCTCAAATAGGTCCACCTTCTTCCGCCGTCCGCGGCCTGGCTTAGAGCTGCTCTGGAAGAGGACGCTCTGGTTCCAGTTGTAACCAGGGGCAGATGATGCCTCATTCCAGTCCATCATCAGTTTCTCCAGGCTGGACAGGCTCGACTGGCCCTCGCTGCTTGAGGCCTCACTGTTGGCACGCCGGAAACCACCGCCGACGGGCTGATTGAACTGGGTGCTGTCGGAGGACGACTCGGAGAAGGTCTCGGACACGGCTGTCTGCTGCTTCACCTTCTGCGGCGTGTAGTTGGAGATGTCCAGGATCACGTTGGGCTCGCTGACGTGGCAGTCAAAACTGGGATTGTAGAGCTGACTGAAGGCCTCTGAGGCCCAGTCCAGGCCTCCATAGCCCTGCCGGAAAGGCCACTGAGAAGCCCCCGCAAACTGCCGACAGTTCTCCGGCGAGGGCTGGTAGGAGGAGGATGACGAGGAGGCGGCAGAGGCAGCGGAGGTGGCAGAGGCTGTGGTGCCCTTAGGCACCATGTAGCCGCCGGGCGAGACAGTGCTGGCCCGGCTGTCACAGCGCAGGGGTGTGGGGGCTGAACCAGAGAAGGGGGCCCCCTCAGAGCTGTTGAAGAAGGAGGCCTTGCTTGGTGGCAGGCAGGGGCCACCAGTAGGCGGTGGGGCATAGCCAGCGCTGTGGGCGCTGCTGGGTGAGGCAGGTAGGCTGTTGCCGCTGCCATAGGCAAAGCTGCAGTCCTTGCTGTTAGCGCAGTCTTGGCCCGTAAAGGGCTTAGCGGGGGCGAATACACTTTGTCCAGCCCCATAGCCACTGTACTGTTGGGGGTAGGTGTTGGCGGGCGGGTGGGTGGTAGGTGAGCGGGCCACGGCGGAGGGCGGGGGAGCCAGCTTCGGGAAGGTTTCGGCTGCCCGGCAGTCTGAAGTGGCTGGGGTGATCCCATAGCTCGCTGCCCGGCCTGGTGGGAAAGTCTGGCGAGTGGGCAGTACAGGCTGGAAGGGGGGGTccgccccagccccactgctgcccACCGCCACTGAGCTGGCCTTGGCTCCCCGGCTGGGGAAGGTGGCCAGGCCCCGCTGGGCAGGCAGGGTGCTGGTGGGGGGCCCTGTGTAGGTGCCTGATGCCTTCCGGGACTCGGGGCGAGAGGCTGAGAGGGCAAAGTCCAAGAGGTCGGAGGAATCATCCGAATCAAGCAGTGAGCGAAAATAGCCGGTGAAGAGGTTTTGGCGCTCTTGGCTGAGCTCAGTCTGGCCCGCAGGTGCGGCAGTGCTGTAGTAGCTGCTGCGGCCCGAAGCCCCACTCTCTAGTCCAGTGGAGGCAAAGGCCCTGGCCTCAGTCCCTTGGAACCCACAGTTTCGGCCAGCCTGCCCACCTGGGTGCCCATGGTGAGGGGCCCAGCCACCACCCTTATCCCCAGCCCACTCAGTGCCTGCTTCCCCAAAGCCTGGGCCACTGGGCACCTGCTCTGGGAACAGAGTCCCGTTCTTCCGGGACCGCCTCTTGCGTTTGGGCTTCCCAGTCATGGCGTCTACCTCCCCCCGGCCCCGTTTGCGTGGATGCCCCAACTCAGTGAGGCTCGGGCCTCCGACCCCAGCAGCTGCCACCGCTAccaccttctttttcttgccaatGCCCTCGAAGAAATCACTGAAGGAGCATCGGGCTGCCTTGGCTGCATGGCCTCCACCCCGGCCACCGAAACCGCCTGCTTTGCCACCTCGCCGTCGGAAGCCCTGCACACGATGCAGGAAGTGGGAGATACTCTGGGTGTCGGGCGCCTGGTGCACTGACTCGGGCTCACTGGGTGTCCAGCAGCGGGGTGGTGAGCACCGCCCAGCGCACTGGCTCTGGCGGTTCAGGAAGGCCAGCTTGGCGAGGACGTCTGAATATTCAGCCTTGCTGTCATTGGCGTCTGCTGCATAGGATGGCTGGGGAGATGCCAGCTTCTGCTTTCGCCGCCGCCGCTTCTTCACCTCTGGCAGGGCCATGGTGGCCGCTGCCACCGTGGCTGCCTCGGCCGCCACCACTGCCGGCTCCTTG includes the following:
- the AHDC1 gene encoding AT-hook DNA-binding motif-containing protein 1 — its product is MRVKPQGLVVTSSAVCSSPDYLREPKYYPGGPPTPRPLLPARPPASPPDKAFAHTFSDNPRPPPRRDPSTRRPPVLAKADDPLPPRAARPVSQARCPTPVGDSSSSCRRWDNGRVNLRPVVQLIDIMKDLTRLSQDLQHSGVHLDCGGLRLSRPPAPPPGDLQYSFFSSPSLANSIRSPEERATPHAKSERPSHPLYEPEPEPESRDSPQPGQGRSPGATAAATGLPPEPEPDGPDYSELADADILSELASLTCPEAQLLEAQALEPPSPEPEPQLLDPQPRFLDPQALEPLGEALELPPLQPLADPLGLPGLALQALDTLPDSLESQLLDPQALDPLPKLLDVPGRRLEPQQPLGPCPLAEPLCLDLCSPHGPPGPEGHPKYALRRTDRPKILCRRRKAGRGRKADAGPEGRLLPLPMPTGLAAALAEPPPPPPPPPPALPGPGPVPELEPESSQTPVVPTRKGKCRGVRRMVVKMAKIPVSLGRRNKTTYKVSSLSSSLSVEGKELGLRVSAEPTPLLKMKNNGRNVVVVFPPGEMPIILKRKRGRPPKNLLLGPGKPKEPAVVAAEAATVAAATMALPEVKKRRRRKQKLASPQPSYAADANDSKAEYSDVLAKLAFLNRQSQCAGRCSPPRCWTPSEPESVHQAPDTQSISHFLHRVQGFRRRGGKAGGFGGRGGGHAAKAARCSFSDFFEGIGKKKKVVAVAAAGVGGPSLTELGHPRKRGRGEVDAMTGKPKRKRRSRKNGTLFPEQVPSGPGFGEAGTEWAGDKGGGWAPHHGHPGGQAGRNCGFQGTEARAFASTGLESGASGRSSYYSTAAPAGQTELSQERQNLFTGYFRSLLDSDDSSDLLDFALSASRPESRKASGTYTGPPTSTLPAQRGLATFPSRGAKASSVAVGSSGAGADPPFQPVLPTRQTFPPGRAASYGITPATSDCRAAETFPKLAPPPSAVARSPTTHPPANTYPQQYSGYGAGQSVFAPAKPFTGQDCANSKDCSFAYGSGNSLPASPSSAHSAGYAPPPTGGPCLPPSKASFFNSSEGAPFSGSAPTPLRCDSRASTVSPGGYMVPKGTTASATSAASAASSSSSSYQPSPENCRQFAGASQWPFRQGYGGLDWASEAFSQLYNPSFDCHVSEPNVILDISNYTPQKVKQQTAVSETFSESSSDSTQFNQPVGGGFRRANSEASSSEGQSSLSSLEKLMMDWNEASSAPGYNWNQSVLFQSSSKPGRGRRKKVDLFEASHLGFPSSASATASGYPSKRSTGPRQPRGGRGGGACSAKKERGGAAAKAKFIPKPQPVNPLFQDSPDLGLDYYSGDSSMSPLPSQSRAFSVGERDPCDFMGPYSMNPSTPSDGTFGQGFHCDSPSLGAPELDGKHFPPLAHPPTVFDAGLQKAYSPTCSPTLGFKEELRPPPTKLAACEPLKHGLQGASLGHVAAAQAHLTCRDLPLGQPHYDSPSCKGTAYWYPPGSAARSPPYEGKVGSGLLADFLGRTEAACLSAPHLASPPATPKADKEPLEMARPPGPPRGPAAAAAGYGCPLLSDLTLSPVPRDSLLPLQDTAYRYPGFMPQAHPGLGGGPKSGFLGPMAEPHPEDTFTVTSL